One window from the genome of Acidobacteriota bacterium encodes:
- a CDS encoding biotin transporter BioY, translating into MKRYILMMHELDRDRTGAFRAIISVFFFCILTALLSQVKVPLPFTPVPFTLQVLAVFLTGYFLSSRLAPLSMVLYLAAGLMGFPVFSGASAGFSSLAGPTGGYIVGFIPAALAIAYLKERNILRRFNFIVTIVSGMTIIYFFGLIHLILYVKALTGLQGSLLLMHTFNIGVFPFILIDASKGIIAASLYYGVMRRKGLF; encoded by the coding sequence ATGAAGAGATACATTTTGATGATGCATGAGCTGGATCGGGATCGAACAGGCGCGTTTAGAGCCATCATATCGGTATTCTTTTTCTGCATCTTGACGGCCTTGCTGTCCCAGGTGAAGGTTCCGCTTCCCTTCACTCCCGTTCCTTTCACACTCCAGGTCCTTGCCGTCTTCCTGACCGGCTATTTCCTGAGCTCCCGGCTCGCTCCATTGAGCATGGTCCTCTACCTGGCAGCCGGCCTGATGGGATTCCCCGTCTTTTCCGGAGCCTCAGCCGGATTCTCATCTCTGGCAGGACCCACAGGCGGTTATATAGTCGGTTTCATCCCGGCTGCCTTGGCAATCGCTTATCTCAAAGAGAGGAATATCTTGCGTAGATTTAATTTCATTGTGACGATCGTTTCCGGCATGACGATCATCTATTTCTTTGGTCTCATCCATCTGATTCTCTATGTCAAAGCATTGACAGGTCTCCAGGGGAGCCTTCTGCTCATGCACACGTTTAACATCGGGGTTTTTCCTTTCATCCTGATCGATGCCAGCAAGGGGATCATAGCAGCATCCCTCTACTATGGCGTAATGCGCAGGAAGGGATTATTCTGA